In Candidatus Woesearchaeota archaeon, the genomic stretch CAGAGCGTTAGGATTTATCGACAAATACAAGTGGGATATTGATCTCGCGGATGTTGCGGAAAAACACGCGGCGTATCTCAAGCCATTGTATCCAGAACTCACTGAAAATCTCGACCATGTCAATAAAATCTTGGAAGTTGAAAAGCTCAAGTATCAGGCAAACAGAGATAAAGCAAAACAAATAGTAATAAGGCTCATTGAAAAAAATGAAGAGATTAATGAACAAAAACTCCTCCTCCTCTACGACACACAAGGTATTGCTCCAGAAATTGTCAAAGAAGTAGGAATAGGGCTCCAGAAACAAATTACAATCCCTGATAATTTCTATGCGCAAGTTTCGCAATTACACGAAAAAAGAAAGCAGGAGCACCAAACAACACAAGAAGAAAAACTGCAACTAGTTGGAATTCCTCCAACAAGAGCGTTGTATTTCCAGGATTATGCGGTCACAAAAGCAAAAGGAAAAATTCTTGCGGTGATCGGTAACAACATTGTCTTCGATCAAACAGTCTTTTATCCAACAAGTGGAGGACAGCTGTATGATACAGGAATGCTCACCACAGAAACAGGAAAAAAAGCGCGCATAATAACCATCTTCAAACAAGGAGCGCATATTGTGCATGTTGTTGATTCTATTGAAGGATTTTCTGTAGGCGAAGAAGTCAAGCAAGAAGTGGAGAAAGAACGCAGGCAGCAGCTCAGCCAGCATCACACCGCGACGCACATCGTGAATGCGGCGGCAAAAAAAGTGCTTGGTGCACATGCGCAGCAGGCAGGAGCGAAAAAAGACATAGACAAAGCGCATATTGATCTCACCCATTACGAAAGTCTCACAGAAGAACAATTGAAAGAGATTGAGCGGGTGGCGAATGAGATTGTCAAAAAAGATATTATTGTAAAAACAGAATTTATGTCGAGAGACGATGCGGAGAAAAAGTATGGCATGGAAATCTATCAAGGAGGAGCAGTGCCAGGCGCGGAATTGCGCATGGTTCAAATTCCAGAAATAGATGTGGAATGTTGTGGAGGAACACATTTGCATTCCACAAAAGAAGCAGAAGAAATTAAGATCATAAAATCGTCAAAAATTCAGGATGGAGTGGTAAGAATTACGTTTACTGCAGGAAAAGCGGCGAAGAAAACAGAATCACAGAATGAAGGAGTTTTGGATGCGGTCAAGAAACTCATGAACGCGCCAGAAAATCAGTTGCCTGGAAAAACAATTGAACTCTTTGAAAAATGGAAGAAAGCAGTAAAAAAGAAACAGGAAATAACAGCGGCAGAAGCGCAATTAACATCCACAACAATCTTTGAAGGAGATGTGCTTGCGGAACTCGCGAAAATTCTAAAAACACAGCAAGAGCATGTCCCAAAGACAATTGAGCGGTTTATGAAAGAATTGAATGACGCAGTGAAGAAGTAAAAGTAGAGTAAACTATTAATAGAAGTATTAACGAGTAATATGAGGTGGTATTTATGGAAAGCATAATCAAGACATATGGCTTAAAGGATTGGGAATATTATTTGGCGTTGACACTGAGTGTTATTGCGGTTATAGCGATTGTTGCTGTCGCATTGCGAGTCTTTGGTTTGATATGAAAGATAAAATTATTTTTTTCATTACACTTTTAGACTTTCTTCTGATTCTAATGACCGTTCTTATGATACTTATAACTCTTCATACAAGTTCTTTATTTAATCTTTTTTATAATATTGTTTATGTTACTCTCAATAGTGTTTCTTTGCTTCTAAACATTCATGTGATTAACAGAACAAGAAATATTTCTTAATCCTTCGTCGTCGTAAACTCTCCACCACCCACGTGAAATAATCGTTTTGCGCTAGAAATTAATTCTCGTGAAGCGACAACGTTCCCAATAAAAAGAACATACTCCTCAAAAGCATGCTGTTCAACAACATGACAACTGATATACGCGACAGCGTCTTTCAGCCGACAGCAATCAACGCCATCCGCTTCTTCTTTCGCGATAGAATAAATAGCAAATTTATCAATAGTGTGTCCGCTTGCTTTTCCAAGCAATCGAACAGTATCAGCAAATCCAACGCCAACAAAATTGACGACAAACACGCCGCTTTGTACGATCAACTGCGCGGTAAAAGAGTTCTTAGAAACGCTTATCGCAAAATGAGATGGAGAAATAGGCATGTGCCAATCAGTGGGTGCAACATTATCTTTCAAGAACTCTTTGCCAAATTGTATAAGAGTTCCACGAGAAGTAATAAGGACAGTTTCACGTGGTGTAATAAAAGTAAGCATAACCAAAACCCTCAATGCGGATGTTTAAAGTGATGGAATGGCTTTTCTGAAACCATATACGTTGAAACCATAAAGAGCAACAATGACGCGGCGTACGGAACATAATATGTTTCATAATAAAAACCAAAGATGGTCTCAGAAAGGATGGTGGGCGTCATTGAAAAAACAGCAACTAAAAAGAGTTGTCGGCCATGCACTTCATATCTGATCGCGGTAGTATAAATAAATCCAAAAAGAAAAAAGAGTAAAACAACAATGAAATATTTGGCAAGGAGGAAGAGGAATAATAAGATAAATATCCCTGGAAGCATCAAGAGAATAAAAGTAAATGCAATGTTAGTAAACTTGTCTCTGTCTTCAACAAGTATTTGCGCTTGTGAAAAGTCAAGCTGATGAGGATCATTGTCAAACAAACAAGCTATTCTGCTCGTGAGGCATAAATTATTTTTCCAGTAAACACTTTGTTGAGTGAGGAGTAAAGATTCACCATCATAGGGTTTTTCATTTGCGACAACAATCCCAAAATCTTCAAACGCGATAACTTGATTGATTTCCATTTGCGGTGCGAGCGTGAAATTATTCAGATGATTTGTTTCTTCACGGAGTTCGTCATAAAAACTAAATAGGTAAGGAATCGTAAAGAGAATGAAAAGCAGAAAAGAAAGCGCAAGGATGTGAACGTAGTAGCGAAGTCCTTGACCAGTAGAAGCCATGCATAATTTTTTGTAAGAAAGCGGATTAAAAGTTCTGATCACAACACCCATAAACCCGACAAAAGTAGTGTATTCTTTATGTGCTTCTTCTTTGACTTTCTTTTTGATTTCATCAAAGATTTCAGGTTTGACTTCTTCCTTTGCCATAAGGTATTTTTTGCGCAGTTCTTGTTTATATGTTTTGTTGAAGGAAGGATATCATTTATCTTTTCCGTTGTTTTGTGGGGATTTTGTGTATTCATCTATTTTTACAAACTCCATAAAACCCCATTGCACTCAAGTGCAATGGGTCCCCCGGGCATTTTGCTTTTGCTGGTGCGTGTTTTGAAGCTTGTCGTAGCCCAGTGTAGCTTTGAATCGCCATACTCCTTTACTGTCAGGGGGACCCATTCCAACGCGCTTTTGCGTTGGAATGGGGTATTATTAAGGTGTAAACATATTAAAGAGAATCATAATTACAAAATAACACGAATCAATACTTCCGACAAAAGAAAATAATATCTTTCTCTTCTTC encodes the following:
- a CDS encoding alanine--tRNA ligase, which encodes MPTDKEIKKEFKSKTSKNPEKYYAVDVLKGEGFERKQCEKCSIFFWTTTGKTVCGDPSCSGGFQFFGKSPASENLDYIQVWKKFSSQFQDLGYTPIKRYPVAARWRDDTDFVQASIYNFQPYVVSGEVAPPANPLVVPQFCLRFNDIDNVGITGAHYSGFIMIGQHAFMPPERWDQKQYFQDIHGWLKKGLGLPNNEITFHEDAWAGGGNFGPCMEFFSRGLELGNQVYMMYEQTPSGPKELKIKVLDMGMGHERNAWFTKGTSTSYETTFPTVCQFLKQKTGIKVNESLIQKFLPYSSYLNADEAEDLNVVWRNIATKLDMNMFELKENILPLAAMYSVGEHTRSLLVAIHDGVLPSNVGGGYNLRLILRRALGFIDKYKWDIDLADVAEKHAAYLKPLYPELTENLDHVNKILEVEKLKYQANRDKAKQIVIRLIEKNEEINEQKLLLLYDTQGIAPEIVKEVGIGLQKQITIPDNFYAQVSQLHEKRKQEHQTTQEEKLQLVGIPPTRALYFQDYAVTKAKGKILAVIGNNIVFDQTVFYPTSGGQLYDTGMLTTETGKKARIITIFKQGAHIVHVVDSIEGFSVGEEVKQEVEKERRQQLSQHHTATHIVNAAAKKVLGAHAQQAGAKKDIDKAHIDLTHYESLTEEQLKEIERVANEIVKKDIIVKTEFMSRDDAEKKYGMEIYQGGAVPGAELRMVQIPEIDVECCGGTHLHSTKEAEEIKIIKSSKIQDGVVRITFTAGKAAKKTESQNEGVLDAVKKLMNAPENQLPGKTIELFEKWKKAVKKKQEITAAEAQLTSTTIFEGDVLAELAKILKTQQEHVPKTIERFMKELNDAVKK
- a CDS encoding flavin reductase; the protein is MLTFITPRETVLITSRGTLIQFGKEFLKDNVAPTDWHMPISPSHFAISVSKNSFTAQLIVQSGVFVVNFVGVGFADTVRLLGKASGHTIDKFAIYSIAKEEADGVDCCRLKDAVAYISCHVVEQHAFEEYVLFIGNVVASRELISSAKRLFHVGGGEFTTTKD
- a CDS encoding DUF1189 family protein — protein: MAKEEVKPEIFDEIKKKVKEEAHKEYTTFVGFMGVVIRTFNPLSYKKLCMASTGQGLRYYVHILALSFLLFILFTIPYLFSFYDELREETNHLNNFTLAPQMEINQVIAFEDFGIVVANEKPYDGESLLLTQQSVYWKNNLCLTSRIACLFDNDPHQLDFSQAQILVEDRDKFTNIAFTFILLMLPGIFILLFLFLLAKYFIVVLLFFLFGFIYTTAIRYEVHGRQLFLVAVFSMTPTILSETIFGFYYETYYVPYAASLLLFMVSTYMVSEKPFHHFKHPH